In a genomic window of Vibrio gigantis:
- a CDS encoding diacylglycerol kinase codes for MFNTAIEALCDFVELNQNIKIGRIKDVSSAAVGVSIFVWFIIIEVCRVFSRVV; via the coding sequence ATGTTTAATACCGCCATAGAAGCACTATGTGACTTTGTTGAATTAAATCAAAATATTAAAATAGGTCGAATCAAAGATGTTTCTTCTGCCGCAGTAGGTGTAAGTATATTTGTATGGTTTATAATAATCGAAGTATGTCGAGTTTTTTCTAGAGTTGTTTGA
- a CDS encoding 3-oxoacyl-ACP reductase family protein, translated as MNNLNRFKGKVAFIQGGSRGIGAAIVERLALEGASVAFTFVSSQGKAKDLADSLISKGGKVIAIKADSTKPEDIRNAISETIKQLGKIDVVVNNSGTLIWDNIENLTMDDWDKTINTNVRSVFVAIHEASKHMNNHGRIINISSTNAQRIPFAGGSIYGMSKSALTGLAKGLSRDLGPRGITVNNILPGPVDTDLNPDNGDTSEPVKAIGALGRYGQVEEIASLVAFVASSEAGYITGADLMIDGGFSA; from the coding sequence ATGAACAACTTAAATAGATTTAAAGGTAAGGTTGCATTTATCCAAGGCGGCAGTCGCGGTATTGGTGCTGCGATTGTTGAGAGATTGGCTTTAGAGGGCGCGTCTGTTGCTTTTACGTTTGTGTCATCCCAGGGTAAAGCAAAAGACCTTGCTGATAGCTTAATTTCAAAAGGTGGTAAAGTTATCGCGATAAAAGCGGATAGCACGAAGCCGGAAGATATCAGAAATGCAATCAGTGAAACCATCAAGCAACTTGGTAAGATTGATGTTGTCGTAAACAATTCAGGTACGCTTATCTGGGATAATATAGAAAATTTGACGATGGATGATTGGGACAAGACCATCAATACTAACGTACGAAGTGTATTTGTAGCTATTCATGAAGCCTCGAAGCATATGAATAATCATGGCAGAATAATTAATATCAGTAGTACTAATGCTCAGCGTATTCCTTTTGCTGGCGGTTCTATATATGGAATGAGCAAGTCTGCACTAACCGGATTGGCCAAAGGTCTCTCTCGCGATCTCGGCCCTAGAGGTATTACGGTCAACAACATTTTACCTGGTCCGGTCGATACTGACTTAAACCCAGACAATGGCGATACTTCAGAGCCTGTAAAAGCTATCGGTGCACTTGGTCGTTATGGTCAAGTGGAGGAGATTGCTAGCTTAGTAGCATTCGTCGCTAGCTCAGAAGCGGGTTACATCACTGGTGCTGATTTGATGATCGACGGTGGCTTTTCCGCTTAA
- a CDS encoding IS30 family transposase, with amino-acid sequence MITRIGSCLTADNGSEFANHKEIATALDAEFNFAHLCGSLERGSNENTNGLLCQYVPKGKNIREVGDDVILLAIARINYRPEKCLGFKQLAVIFKEICMAA; translated from the coding sequence ATGATAACAAGAATAGGTTCTTGCCTGACCGCCGATAACGGTAGTGAGTTTGCGAACCACAAAGAGATAGCAACAGCATTAGACGCTGAATTTAACTTTGCTCATCTATGCGGTTCATTGGAGCGTGGATCCAATGAAAATACAAATGGACTCCTTTGTCAGTATGTTCCGAAAGGGAAAAACATAAGAGAAGTTGGCGATGATGTTATCTTGCTTGCTATAGCGAGGATTAACTATAGGCCGGAGAAGTGTTTGGGTTTTAAGCAACTTGCGGTTATATTCAAAGAAATTTGCATGGCTGCTTAA
- a CDS encoding dicarboxylate/amino acid:cation symporter translates to MKTNKQMSLTGRVISGMVIGVLTGFIIRTFFSYNEFIDSYIVNGLFEVGGQIFVASLKMLVVPLVFVSLVCGTSSLKDISTLGRMGGKTLVFYVATTAIAITLALTMGVLFEPGSGADLTAASSFKSVEAPSLGQVIIDMFPTNPISAMAEGNTLQVIVFAVLFGIAISISGQPGKQIAELFSNLNEVIMKLVALLMNLAPYGVFFLMAKLFSGLGIGAILNLAEYFLVLAGTLILHGLVTYGLMLKGFTGLNPVLFLRKMEDAIMFAFSTASSNATIPVTMETAKHRMGVANRVSSFTIPLGATVNMDGTAIMQGVATAFIAQAFNIDLTMGDYLMVIMTATLASIGTAGVPGVGLVMLAMVLNQVGLPLEGIALIMGVDRLLDMIRTAVNITGDSAVTIIVAKSEGALDEARFNDPTAGLTEHPIRNNS, encoded by the coding sequence ATGAAAACTAACAAGCAGATGTCTTTAACCGGCCGTGTAATATCAGGGATGGTTATAGGCGTCTTGACAGGATTTATAATTCGCACATTTTTTTCCTATAACGAGTTTATTGATTCCTATATTGTAAATGGACTATTCGAAGTCGGGGGGCAAATCTTCGTTGCTAGTTTAAAAATGTTAGTTGTACCACTAGTATTTGTTTCACTCGTTTGTGGTACTAGTTCCTTAAAAGACATATCTACATTAGGAAGAATGGGAGGGAAAACCTTAGTTTTCTATGTAGCAACAACTGCTATCGCGATTACACTCGCACTTACAATGGGCGTATTGTTTGAACCGGGATCCGGTGCCGATCTCACAGCTGCTAGTTCATTTAAATCGGTAGAAGCGCCGTCTTTAGGCCAAGTGATCATCGACATGTTTCCAACTAACCCAATAAGCGCCATGGCTGAGGGTAATACACTGCAAGTTATCGTATTTGCAGTCCTGTTTGGCATAGCCATTAGCATTTCAGGCCAACCTGGCAAACAAATTGCTGAATTATTTTCCAACTTAAATGAAGTAATAATGAAGTTGGTTGCTTTACTGATGAATCTAGCGCCATATGGTGTATTTTTCTTGATGGCAAAACTGTTCAGTGGCTTGGGTATTGGCGCAATACTCAATCTTGCTGAATACTTTTTAGTTCTAGCCGGAACCTTAATTTTACATGGTCTTGTAACGTATGGCTTAATGTTAAAAGGCTTTACAGGTTTGAATCCTGTTTTGTTTCTGCGAAAAATGGAAGATGCGATCATGTTTGCTTTTTCGACAGCATCATCTAATGCCACTATTCCGGTAACAATGGAAACTGCAAAACACCGCATGGGCGTAGCAAACCGAGTATCTTCCTTTACAATACCTTTAGGTGCAACTGTAAACATGGACGGTACTGCAATAATGCAGGGCGTTGCTACTGCATTTATAGCTCAAGCGTTTAATATTGATTTAACAATGGGCGATTATCTAATGGTAATCATGACTGCTACACTAGCATCTATTGGTACAGCCGGCGTTCCTGGTGTTGGGTTGGTCATGTTAGCAATGGTATTAAATCAAGTAGGTTTACCTTTAGAAGGAATAGCGCTAATTATGGGCGTTGACCGCCTTCTGGATATGATTCGTACAGCGGTAAATATTACAGGCGACAGCGCAGTAACAATTATTGTCGCAAAATCTGAAGGAGCATTAGACGAAGCTCGTTTCAATGATCCAACGGCAGGTTTAACTGAACACCCAATACGAAATAACTCCTAA
- a CDS encoding LysR substrate-binding domain-containing protein gives MKLQQLRYINEIKKNGYNISLTSHQLYTSQPGISKQVSLLEDELGVKIFDRQGKHLSGPTNVGKEILNEAIKILEIEDRIKAISSEVTSPKKGKLNIFTTNAIANFILPKSVRYLLTSYPNVSLHMSTIEPSHLNNSLPAGPGDIAIVAQDIEEMTGLTVLPVYKWSLSLIIPSEHPLSKTHTLTLEQIAKEKLISYELKSTGRIAIDNTFSQLGLTPDYIVTAMDVEVIKEYVSKGVGIGIIASVAAHSIDDSFTVRSLEGFFPDCYAWLCFGKNVYLQTYMYDFIEKLAPHLTKVVIEQTKHMTKSEIIDWFKTVPLHTYK, from the coding sequence ATGAAACTACAGCAACTTCGTTACATTAATGAAATAAAAAAAAATGGGTATAACATATCTCTTACATCACATCAGCTATATACGTCTCAGCCCGGTATCAGTAAACAAGTTTCACTTTTAGAGGATGAACTGGGCGTGAAAATTTTTGATCGACAAGGTAAACACTTATCTGGTCCTACAAATGTCGGTAAGGAAATCCTAAACGAAGCCATTAAAATCTTAGAGATTGAGGATAGAATCAAGGCTATTTCATCCGAAGTTACATCCCCAAAAAAAGGGAAACTCAATATCTTTACAACTAACGCCATTGCAAATTTCATACTACCTAAAAGCGTCCGTTACTTACTGACAAGCTACCCAAATGTGTCTCTGCACATGTCGACAATCGAACCAAGTCATCTTAATAATTCCTTGCCGGCTGGACCCGGTGATATTGCGATTGTGGCTCAGGATATTGAAGAGATGACAGGCCTAACGGTACTCCCAGTTTACAAGTGGTCATTGAGCTTAATTATCCCTTCTGAACATCCACTATCAAAGACACACACATTAACCCTTGAACAAATAGCAAAAGAAAAACTCATTAGCTATGAATTAAAATCAACAGGGCGAATCGCTATAGACAATACGTTTTCTCAACTAGGCCTAACCCCAGATTATATTGTCACAGCAATGGATGTAGAGGTAATAAAAGAATATGTCAGTAAAGGGGTCGGTATTGGTATCATAGCGTCAGTTGCTGCCCACTCAATAGATGATTCTTTTACCGTACGCTCATTAGAAGGATTTTTTCCCGATTGTTACGCATGGCTTTGTTTTGGTAAAAACGTGTATTTGCAGACATACATGTATGATTTTATCGAAAAGCTTGCACCACACCTCACAAAAGTAGTGATTGAACAAACCAAGCATATGACTAAGTCGGAAATAATAGATTGGTTTAAGACTGTCCCTCTACATACTTATAAGTAA
- a CDS encoding SDR family NAD(P)-dependent oxidoreductase → MTKVAIITGSSRGIGKKISHYFAQEGYSLILMSLNKLNLEQAKVEINTLFPSCNVEVVPIDFNVPSEVEATITSIIKKNKNIEVMVNSAGILAAGNTKLPLVKLSELMNVNLLSTITACNIVAEQMKKQRFGEIYNIGSTAGLTPVPKIAAYAASKAAIVSYSESLYHELLPFGVKVCCLCPSVVNTDMTNDGRIDNKLKIETQDLTKALDFIRSLSSAAAVSTLSIRCRIIDLE, encoded by the coding sequence ATGACTAAAGTTGCCATAATTACAGGATCTAGCCGCGGTATCGGGAAAAAAATTTCTCACTATTTCGCTCAGGAAGGATACTCTTTAATTTTAATGTCCTTGAATAAGCTGAATCTTGAACAGGCAAAAGTAGAAATAAACACACTCTTTCCATCGTGCAACGTAGAAGTAGTGCCTATCGATTTCAACGTCCCGTCCGAGGTAGAAGCAACAATCACATCAATCATCAAAAAAAATAAAAACATTGAGGTCATGGTCAATAGCGCTGGTATTTTGGCAGCAGGCAACACTAAACTACCTTTAGTCAAACTTTCTGAATTAATGAATGTAAACCTACTGTCTACCATCACTGCTTGTAATATCGTTGCAGAACAAATGAAAAAACAAAGGTTTGGAGAAATATATAACATCGGTTCCACTGCAGGTTTGACGCCAGTCCCCAAAATAGCCGCTTATGCAGCTTCAAAAGCGGCCATTGTCAGTTATAGCGAGTCGCTCTATCATGAGCTTCTCCCATTTGGTGTAAAAGTTTGTTGTTTATGCCCAAGTGTCGTAAACACAGACATGACTAACGATGGTCGAATTGATAATAAATTAAAAATTGAAACTCAAGATTTAACAAAAGCACTCGATTTTATTCGAAGCTTATCTTCTGCGGCAGCCGTAAGCACACTCTCCATACGCTGTCGTATCATAGACTTAGAGTAA
- the rarD gene encoding EamA family transporter RarD, which produces MTCFYFSLKCHIKTLPAETKGIIASILCSFLFAFIPVYVQFQPPLPPSEITGGESHWLAVQRILWSTMLLCLLLFISKRTHLLLQALKVWKMWPKYCVSALLVAPQYWLFVWAPVNGETLSLALGYFTMPIVMVLIGRLVYRETLSFYQKLACYLALSGTLYTYALSDGISWVVLVIALGYPAYFMHRKTIPLATDIGLAVDHLFLMPLALFGFFLLYPLDFSLSLSVGNYAYYAGLGIVSVIPMLCYLYAYSKLSVSVFGLLGYVEPAFIFVVGLLIGDAITVQEIPTYLLITLSLFALVLDGIKRFR; this is translated from the coding sequence ATGACGTGTTTCTATTTTTCATTAAAGTGCCACATTAAAACCTTGCCAGCAGAAACCAAAGGTATTATAGCATCTATTCTTTGTTCATTTTTGTTTGCATTCATACCTGTATATGTCCAGTTTCAACCACCACTGCCCCCAAGTGAGATTACAGGGGGGGAAAGCCATTGGTTAGCAGTGCAGCGTATACTGTGGAGTACAATGTTGCTCTGCTTATTATTATTTATCTCCAAAAGAACTCACCTACTACTGCAAGCTTTAAAGGTGTGGAAAATGTGGCCCAAATACTGTGTTTCAGCACTTTTGGTTGCACCGCAATACTGGTTGTTTGTTTGGGCGCCTGTGAATGGAGAGACTTTGTCTCTTGCATTAGGCTATTTTACGATGCCAATCGTAATGGTTTTAATTGGTCGATTGGTATATCGAGAAACGTTGTCTTTTTATCAAAAGCTAGCGTGTTATCTCGCACTGTCGGGTACGCTTTATACGTATGCTTTATCCGACGGAATCTCTTGGGTGGTACTAGTGATAGCTTTGGGTTACCCAGCTTATTTTATGCACCGAAAAACAATACCATTAGCTACCGATATTGGATTGGCTGTAGATCACCTATTCCTTATGCCATTGGCTTTGTTCGGTTTTTTCTTGCTCTATCCATTAGACTTTTCTTTATCTCTTTCTGTCGGTAATTATGCATATTATGCTGGCTTAGGTATCGTATCTGTAATACCTATGCTTTGCTATCTGTACGCTTACTCTAAATTGTCAGTTTCTGTCTTTGGGTTGCTTGGTTACGTTGAGCCTGCTTTTATTTTTGTTGTTGGGTTATTGATTGGTGACGCTATTACAGTACAAGAAATACCAACTTATTTGTTGATTACGTTATCACTGTTCGCACTCGTATTAGATGGGATTAAAAGGTTTAGGTAA
- the mrdA gene encoding penicillin-binding protein 2 has translation MNNKKIKLRDHKREISIFRTRIIVVYSGIIFLTLILIGNLYRLQVINFERYKALADGNRIKLLPIAPTRGLIYDRNGSLLAENKITYTLTLIPEQTVDVELMLQRLSKFIVLDTKKINNFKHRLNNKRSFESVTLLENMNETEVAKFSVRKYQFPGLSIEARKKRFYPHGEVLTHVLGYVGRINNNELIKLDKKGVVANYQATKVIGKLGVELYYEHLLHGKKGYREVEVTSQGRIVRTIKYIPALPGKDIVLNIDLELQNYLFHQLAPHTGSAILLDSKDNSVLAMASAPSYDPNLFVDGISNKNYQKLLDDPARPLINRATLGVYPPASTIKPFMAIAGLQERVISNNTIRDNHGEWKIPGSAPNSKVWRDWNRWGHGPVNVTEAIEESVNSFFYQTAFDLGIDRISSWMKRFGFGEPTGIDLYEESTANLPTREWKLDRYRIPWYQGDTIPVGIGQGYWTSTPLQLAKATSILVNRGQVTAPHLLKATLNHGESFSTQKIIVQAPIRVMKEVSNKVWDIPLNAMRLVNHGSRGSARNAFKHVEYISGGKSGTAQVFNLAKGQVYNSKKLARSLHDQALYTAFAPYEYPQYIATVVIENGNGGSKVGAPYIRKLLDFAFDNQKNDVQ, from the coding sequence ATGAATAATAAAAAAATAAAGCTTCGTGATCATAAAAGAGAAATTAGTATTTTCAGGACCAGAATAATTGTTGTATATTCTGGAATAATCTTTCTCACTTTAATCTTAATTGGGAATTTATACAGGCTCCAAGTGATAAATTTTGAACGTTATAAAGCATTAGCTGATGGTAACAGAATAAAATTACTTCCTATTGCTCCTACACGTGGATTAATATATGATCGAAACGGTTCTTTACTTGCCGAAAATAAGATCACATATACTTTGACATTGATTCCAGAGCAAACAGTTGATGTAGAATTGATGCTACAAAGGCTTAGCAAATTCATAGTCCTAGATACAAAAAAAATCAATAACTTCAAACACCGCTTAAACAACAAACGTTCCTTTGAATCGGTGACGCTCTTAGAAAACATGAATGAAACAGAGGTCGCGAAGTTTTCGGTTCGTAAATATCAATTTCCCGGTTTATCTATCGAAGCCAGAAAAAAACGCTTTTATCCTCATGGTGAAGTCCTTACTCATGTGTTAGGTTATGTGGGAAGGATTAACAATAACGAATTGATAAAACTGGATAAAAAAGGTGTAGTGGCTAACTATCAAGCAACTAAAGTGATTGGGAAACTTGGTGTCGAACTATATTATGAACATTTACTTCACGGTAAAAAAGGGTACAGAGAAGTAGAAGTCACGAGCCAAGGCCGCATCGTTAGAACAATTAAATACATACCGGCATTACCAGGTAAAGATATCGTTCTAAACATCGACTTGGAACTACAAAATTACTTATTTCATCAACTAGCTCCGCATACAGGTAGTGCCATCCTACTAGACTCAAAAGACAACAGCGTATTAGCGATGGCATCAGCTCCTAGCTATGACCCAAATCTTTTTGTCGATGGGATATCTAATAAAAACTACCAAAAATTATTAGATGACCCTGCCCGTCCATTGATTAACCGAGCTACATTAGGCGTTTACCCTCCAGCTTCAACAATAAAACCTTTTATGGCCATCGCTGGTTTGCAAGAACGTGTAATTTCTAACAACACGATTCGCGATAATCATGGTGAATGGAAAATCCCGGGATCTGCACCAAACTCGAAAGTGTGGCGAGACTGGAACAGGTGGGGGCACGGTCCAGTAAACGTTACCGAAGCTATAGAAGAATCAGTCAATTCATTCTTTTACCAAACAGCATTTGATTTAGGTATAGACCGAATATCTTCTTGGATGAAACGGTTTGGTTTTGGTGAACCGACAGGAATCGACCTTTATGAAGAAAGTACCGCTAACCTCCCGACTCGAGAATGGAAACTGGATCGTTATCGTATCCCATGGTATCAAGGAGACACTATTCCAGTAGGAATTGGTCAAGGTTACTGGACCTCCACTCCTCTTCAGCTTGCGAAAGCTACATCCATCTTGGTTAATCGTGGCCAGGTTACAGCTCCACATTTACTTAAAGCAACGTTAAACCATGGAGAAAGTTTTAGTACACAAAAGATAATTGTACAGGCACCGATAAGAGTCATGAAGGAAGTGTCAAATAAAGTTTGGGATATTCCACTTAACGCAATGCGTCTGGTAAACCATGGTAGCCGTGGTAGCGCTAGAAATGCTTTCAAGCATGTAGAATATATAAGTGGTGGTAAATCCGGAACTGCACAAGTCTTCAATCTTGCGAAAGGCCAGGTTTATAACTCTAAAAAACTTGCGAGGAGCTTACATGACCAAGCGCTATATACTGCATTTGCACCGTACGAGTACCCACAGTATATCGCAACGGTCGTAATTGAAAATGGTAATGGCGGCTCTAAAGTAGGTGCGCCTTACATAAGAAAGTTATTAGATTTCGCTTTCGACAATCAGAAGAATGATGTTCAATAG